The Borrelia hispanica CRI genome has a window encoding:
- the zwf gene encoding glucose-6-phosphate dehydrogenase, with translation MSGKNVSNFDVVIFGVTGNLARKKLIPSLFNLYKDGYISNFRIIGFARKNFTDEELKNYIKDSLWQEEFTALVDNFLQFVIYLSGDFRDKNAYLKLLSLLSNREKIYYLATSPEFYESIIENLELYLCDDTSYLSKIILEKPFGSDLDTSRFLNSLLYSVFKEEQIYRIDHYLGKETVQNIFTFRFGNSIFENIWNNRYVDFVQITVAEEVGIDGRAEYYDSVGALRDMVQNHILQLLSLIAMEPPIGFNADFIHDEKVKVLKSLRKFNQDTMKDNIIKGQYVCSQVQGVSRKGYRKEANFLCNSNTETYLAMKLFIDNWRWSGVPFYIRTGKALVRKFSEIYIQFKKPDFTIFNTGLTNLSNALVFRIQPRDGIEIKFNTKKPGYNYEIQEANMEFSYHASFNKFFGESYERLLFDAFLGDRTLYARNDEIDSSWEFVSDILDKWGNIENRNYFYGSEGPIEANLILERDHFWRKM, from the coding sequence ATGAGTGGAAAGAATGTATCTAATTTTGATGTTGTAATTTTTGGTGTTACTGGCAATTTGGCTAGAAAAAAACTTATTCCTTCGCTTTTTAATTTATATAAAGATGGTTATATTAGCAATTTTAGAATTATTGGATTTGCACGCAAAAATTTTACTGATGAGGAACTTAAAAATTATATTAAGGACTCGTTGTGGCAAGAAGAGTTTACTGCTTTGGTTGATAATTTTTTACAATTTGTTATTTATTTATCAGGAGATTTTAGAGATAAAAATGCTTATTTAAAATTGTTATCTCTTTTGAGTAATAGAGAGAAAATATATTATCTTGCAACATCTCCTGAATTTTATGAATCAATAATTGAAAATTTAGAGTTGTATTTATGTGATGATACTTCATATTTATCTAAAATTATTCTTGAGAAACCTTTTGGCAGCGATCTTGATACTTCTAGGTTTTTAAATTCTCTTTTATATTCTGTGTTTAAAGAAGAGCAAATTTATAGAATAGATCATTATTTAGGGAAAGAAACGGTTCAAAATATTTTTACATTTAGATTTGGGAATTCTATTTTTGAGAATATTTGGAATAATCGTTATGTAGATTTTGTGCAAATTACAGTAGCAGAAGAAGTTGGTATTGATGGTAGGGCTGAATATTATGATTCTGTTGGAGCATTAAGGGATATGGTTCAAAATCATATTTTGCAGCTCTTAAGTCTTATTGCTATGGAACCTCCTATTGGGTTTAATGCTGATTTTATTCATGATGAGAAGGTTAAAGTTTTAAAAAGTTTAAGAAAGTTTAATCAAGATACTATGAAAGATAATATTATTAAAGGTCAATATGTGTGTTCTCAAGTACAGGGTGTTTCTAGGAAGGGATATAGGAAAGAAGCTAATTTTTTGTGTAATTCAAATACGGAAACCTATTTGGCTATGAAATTATTTATTGATAATTGGCGTTGGTCTGGTGTTCCTTTTTATATTAGAACAGGAAAAGCACTTGTTAGGAAATTTTCAGAGATATATATTCAGTTTAAAAAGCCTGATTTTACTATTTTTAATACTGGACTAACTAATCTTTCAAATGCTTTGGTTTTTAGAATACAACCAAGAGATGGAATTGAAATTAAATTTAATACTAAAAAACCAGGATATAATTATGAGATTCAAGAAGCTAATATGGAATTTTCTTATCATGCTTCATTTAATAAATTTTTTGGTGAATCTTATGAGAGATTACTTTTTGATGCTTTTTTAGGTGATAGAACTTTGTACGCTCGTAATGATGAAATTGATAGTTCTTGGGAATTTGTATCAGATATTCTTGATAAATGGGGAAATATAGAGAATAGAAATTATTTTTATGGATCTGAAGGGCCAATTGAAGCCAATTTAATATTGGAAAGGGATCATTTTTGGCGTAAAATGTAA
- a CDS encoding nicotinate phosphoribosyltransferase: MNNLSLFTDFYELSMMNAYFTKNINPKAKFEMFFRKTPFNNGYIILAGIHTLINILKELHFNKEELEYLESLNYFDKKFLEYLKTFKLNIKIHSITEGRIVFPHEPILIIEGNLIELLLIEGLVLNTINFESLIATKTARIKEAGAQNLAELGLRRAQGINGALSASKAAYIGGANFTSNVLAGYKYNIPIIGTMAHSWVMSFTNEEEAFWEYAKTYPNNVNLLIDTYDTLKSGLKNAIKIFKQLQKQGKKNFSVRIDSGDLEYLSKEVRRKLNENELFDVKIIISNELDEEIIMYLNSIHAPIDCWGVGTNLVTAKGESNLSGVYKMISIQQNGKFIPKMKISNNIDKATLPSQKGVVRIYSNNQMIFDLIFLQEEEEELKKILNLKKQFTIFHPTQDNTFKEIKTYDSFEFLIHTIFENGNIVQPDELKLENIRVNVQNDLKKIDHTYKRLINPHIYKVSITEKLKNLKNTLAKANNTI; the protein is encoded by the coding sequence ATGAATAATTTATCACTCTTTACAGACTTTTATGAGCTATCAATGATGAATGCTTACTTTACAAAAAACATTAATCCAAAAGCCAAATTTGAAATGTTTTTCAGAAAAACACCATTTAATAATGGATATATAATCTTAGCAGGAATTCACACACTAATTAATATCTTAAAAGAATTACATTTTAACAAAGAAGAACTTGAATATCTAGAAAGCCTTAACTATTTTGATAAAAAATTCTTAGAATATCTAAAAACATTTAAATTAAATATAAAAATACATTCAATCACAGAAGGAAGAATTGTTTTTCCTCATGAACCCATACTAATAATTGAAGGAAACTTAATTGAACTCTTATTAATAGAAGGACTAGTATTAAACACAATAAACTTTGAAAGTCTAATTGCAACAAAAACAGCAAGAATTAAAGAAGCTGGTGCTCAAAATCTAGCAGAACTTGGACTTAGAAGAGCACAAGGAATTAATGGCGCACTCTCAGCAAGCAAAGCTGCTTATATAGGAGGTGCTAATTTTACAAGTAATGTGCTTGCAGGATATAAATATAATATTCCTATAATTGGTACAATGGCTCATAGTTGGGTAATGAGTTTCACAAACGAAGAAGAAGCCTTTTGGGAATATGCAAAAACATATCCAAATAATGTCAATTTATTAATTGACACCTATGATACTCTCAAAAGCGGACTTAAGAACGCAATAAAAATTTTTAAACAATTACAAAAACAAGGAAAAAAAAATTTTTCTGTTAGAATTGACAGTGGCGATCTTGAATACTTAAGCAAAGAAGTCAGAAGAAAACTTAATGAAAATGAATTATTTGATGTAAAGATTATCATATCAAATGAACTTGATGAAGAAATTATTATGTATCTAAATTCAATTCATGCGCCCATTGACTGTTGGGGAGTTGGAACAAATTTGGTTACAGCAAAAGGAGAATCTAATCTTTCAGGAGTATATAAAATGATATCTATTCAACAAAATGGCAAATTTATCCCCAAAATGAAAATATCAAATAACATTGATAAAGCAACACTACCTTCTCAAAAAGGAGTTGTTAGAATATATTCAAACAATCAAATGATTTTCGACCTAATTTTTTTACAAGAAGAAGAAGAAGAACTAAAAAAAATTTTAAATTTAAAAAAGCAATTTACAATCTTTCATCCTACACAAGATAATACTTTTAAAGAAATAAAAACTTACGATAGTTTCGAATTTTTAATACATACGATTTTTGAAAACGGTAATATAGTCCAACCCGACGAATTAAAATTAGAAAATATAAGGGTAAATGTTCAAAATGATCTTAAAAAAATTGACCATACGTATAAAAGACTCATAAACCCACATATATACAAAGTAAGTATTACTGAAAAATTAAAAAATCTAAAAAATACACTTGCTAAAGCAAATAATACAATATAA